The DNA sequence AATTCTGTTATCAGAAGGATGGGGATTTATTTTATAATTAACCCACTTGCCATCTTTTTCCTCAATGATAAAACCAGTTTCTTTAAGAATGCTCAAGTGTTTTGAGACTGTCGAAGTCGCAAGCTGGAGAACCTCTGTAATTTCGCAGACACACAGAGGTTTAGATTGAAGCATTTTAAGAATTCGCAGCCTGTTTGAGTCCGAGAGTGCTTTGAATAACCTTGTTTTGTCCATAACTATGAAAATTCACTTCGTTAACTAACGAAATATATAGTTATAAAAAATGGGATACAAATTTCTCTGTATCCCTTCTGAATTTAATCAGTTTTTATAACCAACAACTGTTATACTAAAAATTCCTGTGCTGCTCTTTTTGAATGATTCAATTTCTGAATCATTTAAATATTCTTTTAACACTTCATGAGGCAATTCAATTACTTTGGTTTTCTTAATCTCAATATTTCCGAACCCTGTGTCTTTTATTATTCCAAGATACTCATCCTGCTGAAGAGCACCTGCAACACAACCAGCATACATCTCTGCAGACTTTTGTAATCCAACTGGAAGCTCACCCTTCAGAACAATATCCGAAACGCAGAAATGAGCGCTAGGTTTAAGTACTCTGTAAATTTCTGAAAATGCTTTTCTTTTATCGGGAACAAGATTCAACACACAGTTACTTACTACAACATCTGCAAGATTATTTTCGAACGGCATTTGTTCGATATCACCTAAATGAAACTCAACATTCTTAAAACCAAGTTTTGTTTTGTTCAAATTTGCTTTTTCAACCATCTCTTCAGTCATATCAAGCCCAATTACTTTTCCCGTATCACCAACAATTGCTCTTGCCACGAAAACATCATTGCCTGCGCCTGAACCAAGGTCTACCACCGTATCACCTTTTTTTATTCCAGCATATTCCGTAGGTAAGCCGCAGCCAAGTCCAAGATCAGCATCAGCAACATATCCCTCCAGGTGATGATATTCATCCTGCATTACGGTATAACCAACTATTTTAGCTTCATCACCCCCACAACAAGCAGGTCCACAGCAGCCTGAAGCTTTAGATGCCTTTGCAATTTCACCGTATTTTTCTTTTACAACTTGTTTTAATTCATTTGGTGTTTCCATTTTACTTGTCCTTTCTATTTTCTTCTTTTTTGGTTTCTGATCCGCGGCAGCATGTGGGTCCGCAACAGCTTGATACTTTTTGTTCCTGTGCAATTTGTCTTTCTTTTTCTTTGACATTTTGCTTCGTTTCATTTGATGCCTTCATTTTTTACTCCTTCTTAATTTGATTTAACAACAACCTATTTTCGTAAACATTTTATCCAAAGCTGTTTTTGCTTTGAGTAAATTTTTATTATTCACACAGTAACAAATCTTCGGACCATCAATTTCGCCGTCAATCAAACCCACTCTTTTCAGTTCCTTTAAATGCTGGGAAACGGTTGCCTGTGCAAGCGGGAGCTGATCCACAAGACTTCCTACCATACAGGAATCCATATCATTTAAGATTTTCAGTATTCTTATTCTTGCCGGATGCGATAGTGCTTTCGCTACATCCGCCAGCCAGATATCTTCTTGTGTGAATTCATCTTTTTTTGAAACTGCCATAAAATTAATCCTTAAATCGTTCATCGTAAATATACGATAGATATTTTAAATGTCAAGACCATCCATCATTGATATCACACTTTTTTTATGAACAGTGAATGTCAATTTTGAGTAAAATTTCTTTATTGCTCCATAATGCAATGCTTTTCTCTTGAATTTTACCGAAAGAATGCCATTTCAGGTGGTTAATTGGTTGAATTAATCCGGGTTACTTATCACGAAATTGTCCTAAAAACTGAATCACTTAATTGTTATTTTTAATTGTTCGAAATAAAAAATTTTGACAGTGATAGTTTCTCCTAATATGGGGAGTGATTCGTGCACGAACTTTCAATCGCCCGGAATATCATCCAAATTGTCAACAGCAGTGTTGAGAGAGATAAGCTTAATCTCGTTGATAAAATATACCTAAAGTTCGGACTGTTAAGTAACATCCTGAATGACTCACTTAACTTCAGTTATAATTCTATAATCGAAAATACTCCTCTTAAAAATTCCAATCTTGTTATCGAAACTCTCCCGATAAAAATTCAATGTAAAGATTGTAATGAAATAACTACTACAAATGATTTCATATTCTGCTGTCCTTTTTGTAACAGCAATTCTATTTCGGTAATTGCCGGAGATGAATTAATTATCTCTTCAATTCATTTAAAAGATGAAAGCGGGTAAATAAGATGAGCATAATTACTGTTGAACGCAAAGTTCTCGAAAAAAATGATCAGATTGCCGCTGAACTAAGAACAAAGTTTAAAGCAAAAGGAATATTAGCTATCAACCTGCTTAGCTCACCGGGTTCTGGAAAAACAAGTTTGATAGAAAGAACAGTAGAGCAATTAAAAGACAAAATAAATATTTCCGTAATCGTTGGTGATGTTCAAACTGATAATGATGCAAAACGGATAGGTAAACCTGGTATTCCGGTGGTTCAGATAATAACCCACGGTTCCTGTCATCTTGAAGCACAGCTTGTAAGAGATGCTTATAAAAATATCGAAAATGAAAAAACAGATCTTTTAATAATTGAGAATGTAGGAAATCTCGTTTGTCCCGCCGGTTATGATCTCGGCGAAGATAAAAAAGTGGTTCTGCTAAGTACAACAGAAGGTGACGACAAGCCATTGAAATATCCTGCAATGTTCAGAAACTCATCTTCAATGGTTATTAATAAGATTGATTTGGTTCCTTATGTTAACTCCTCAGTTGAGGAGATTAAAAAAAATGCAAAGTCAATTAATTATGAACTCAAGATTTTTAATGTGTCCTGTAAAACTTCTGAAGGAATTGAAGATTGGTGTAATTGGCTGCTAAACCAAATAAAAAAGTGAAACAACGATTTAAAATATTGATTCAAGGTGCTGTTCAGGGAGTTGGCTTCCGTCCGTTTATATATAAACTTGCCGACGAGCTGAACCTGAA is a window from the bacterium genome containing:
- a CDS encoding winged helix-turn-helix transcriptional regulator, whose protein sequence is MDKTRLFKALSDSNRLRILKMLQSKPLCVCEITEVLQLATSTVSKHLSILKETGFIIEEKDGKWVNYKINPHPSDNRISSIITTLDFWIADDQLIISDKQKVHKVNRYEVCSR
- the arsM gene encoding arsenite methyltransferase, coding for METPNELKQVVKEKYGEIAKASKASGCCGPACCGGDEAKIVGYTVMQDEYHHLEGYVADADLGLGCGLPTEYAGIKKGDTVVDLGSGAGNDVFVARAIVGDTGKVIGLDMTEEMVEKANLNKTKLGFKNVEFHLGDIEQMPFENNLADVVVSNCVLNLVPDKRKAFSEIYRVLKPSAHFCVSDIVLKGELPVGLQKSAEMYAGCVAGALQQDEYLGIIKDTGFGNIEIKKTKVIELPHEVLKEYLNDSEIESFKKSSTGIFSITVVGYKN
- a CDS encoding winged helix-turn-helix transcriptional regulator, with translation MAVSKKDEFTQEDIWLADVAKALSHPARIRILKILNDMDSCMVGSLVDQLPLAQATVSQHLKELKRVGLIDGEIDGPKICYCVNNKNLLKAKTALDKMFTKIGCC
- a CDS encoding hydrogenase maturation nickel metallochaperone HypA, whose amino-acid sequence is MHELSIARNIIQIVNSSVERDKLNLVDKIYLKFGLLSNILNDSLNFSYNSIIENTPLKNSNLVIETLPIKIQCKDCNEITTTNDFIFCCPFCNSNSISVIAGDELIISSIHLKDESG
- the hypB gene encoding hydrogenase nickel incorporation protein HypB, whose translation is MSIITVERKVLEKNDQIAAELRTKFKAKGILAINLLSSPGSGKTSLIERTVEQLKDKINISVIVGDVQTDNDAKRIGKPGIPVVQIITHGSCHLEAQLVRDAYKNIENEKTDLLIIENVGNLVCPAGYDLGEDKKVVLLSTTEGDDKPLKYPAMFRNSSSMVINKIDLVPYVNSSVEEIKKNAKSINYELKIFNVSCKTSEGIEDWCNWLLNQIKK